GGAAGCTATGCATGAGATGAGTCTGGCTCTGAGCCTTCTTGATACTATAAAAAAAAGTCTTGAGGGAAAGAATGTTAAGAAACTCAGGGAGATTACAATTGAGGTGGGCTCACTTGCCATGGTAAATACTGAGCAGTTGAGCTTCTGCTTTTCCATTGTTGCAAAGGGTGAGATTTTCAGTGATATGAAGCTTGATATTCAGAAAAAAGAGGCTGTCTTTAGGTGTATTTCATGCCTGAGAGAAGTTTCTTCGGAAGAGCTTTTGAGCAACTGCAGCTTCTGTGGCAGTAGCATGGAGTTTATATCTGGAGATGAACTTATTCTTAAAAGAATAAAAGCGGAGGTAGAAGATGCATAGAGTTAGTGATATTTCTGTTGAGGCAGATATAATTCAGGCTAATAAGGCTATAGCTGAGAGAAACAGGAAAATTCTTGAGGATAACAATGTTGTGGGGTTTGATATTTCAGGGGCTATAGGCTCTGGAAAGAGTTCTCTTATTGAGGAAGCAGTTAAAGCCCTTGATTTGAGAACTGGCGTTGTTGCCGGTGATGTTCTTGCAAAATTTGATGCTGAGCGCTTTGAGAAACTTGGGGTTCCCAC
This genomic interval from archaeon BMS3Bbin15 contains the following:
- a CDS encoding hydrogenase nickel incorporation protein, translated to MEAMHEMSLALSLLDTIKKSLEGKNVKKLREITIEVGSLAMVNTEQLSFCFSIVAKGEIFSDMKLDIQKKEAVFRCISCLREVSSEELLSNCSFCGSSMEFISGDELILKRIKAEVEDA